A stretch of Bos taurus isolate L1 Dominette 01449 registration number 42190680 breed Hereford chromosome 5, ARS-UCD2.0, whole genome shotgun sequence DNA encodes these proteins:
- the MUCL1 gene encoding mucin-like protein 1 precursor, with translation MKLLAFLTLVAVSTILVSAQDTTTAPQDTPASEAAATNSADPSASTDAPSESTASEAAATSPADPSESTDASSESTDAPSESTDAPSESTDAPSESADTPTTSSAASTSTAARSTSTASTTTRYCFFPRFNIFC, from the exons ATGAAGCTCTTAGCCTTCCTGACACTGGTGGCAGTTTCCACCATCCTGGTTTCTGCCC aggATACAACAACTGCTCCACAGGACACACCAG CTTCTGAAGCTGCTGCCACGAACTCTGCTGACCCCAGCGCAAGTACAGATGCTCCCAGTGAAAGCACAGCTTCTGAAGCTGCTGCCACGAGCCCTGCTGACCCCAGCGAAAGTACAGATGCTTCCAGTGAAAGCACAGATGCTCCCAGTGAAAGCACAGATGCTCCCAGTGAAAGCACAGATGCTCCTAGTGAAAGTGCAGATACCCCCACCACAAGCTCTGCTGCTTCCACTTCCACTGCTGCCCGCTCGACCAGTACTGCATCTACCACCACTCGATATT gtTTCTTTCCACGGTTTAACATATTTTGCTGA